Proteins from a single region of Theobroma cacao cultivar B97-61/B2 chromosome 10, Criollo_cocoa_genome_V2, whole genome shotgun sequence:
- the LOC18587067 gene encoding receptor like protein 30, whose translation MGSPLYLSISISLLNLLLLFFLVSSVRPLCHPDERSALLQFKESFVINNSASSSPDAHAKTESWKLERESGDCCSWDGVECDNGTGHVTGLNLGSSYLNGSIDSSSSLFHLVHLQRLNLADNVFKNSKVPSEVRNLSRLTSLNLSYSEFSGQIPSEILELSELQLLDLSGNSLKLRNTGLSSLLDKLTKLQGLYLTDVRISSSVPNILAKFSSLKALILSNCDLRGEFPTGIFELPALQFLSLQSNPKLTGYLRNIQSNHPLLELSLANTNFFGQLPESSGNFKSLELLDIYNCHFSGKLPCSLGNLTELSYLDLSLNNFSGPIPPSLGNLKQLMTLDFSDNNFSGEIPSFIANLTQLVYLSLATNNFDRGTLSWLGTQINLTCLDLSNTGLSGKIPSALKNLTQITTLYLWSNRLEGQIPPWIGNLTKLTEIKFQKNILSGPIPESIFKLENLELLHLHVNQLNGILKLDSFLELKNLTRLRLSRNNLSLLNTVGINATAPKIQVLGLAFCNLSEFPDFLRSQDELEVLQLAGNNIHGQIPKWFLRVGKETLWHLNLSFNFLTRFEELPVLLPWTSLELFDLKSSMFRGPLPHPPPSIVYYDFSNNSLSGEIPPILCNLSFLVALDLSDNNLTGILPRCLVNLSDSLEVLNLRNNHFAGAIPSTYTKSCGLRMMDLSQNQLKGRIPRSLAHCTKLEFLNLGNNLINDTFPSWLGTLPKLKVLILRANALHGVIVKPQAKSEFSKLQVIDLSDNSLRGKLPSEYLNIWVAMELANTNSLSPYMNANTSFQTRGYEWSNYYNYVVTLANKDRDLRYEKVPDSISATDLSSNQFQGEIPEVIGNLKLIRMLNLSNNNITGHIPSSLGEITNLESLDLSRNKLSGQIPQQLANINFLEVFKVSYNNLEGPIPRGAQFETFKNDSYEGNSRLCGYPLSKNCGNPEVLQPPPPLISKEDEEIESSFKFGWKIVLTGFGVGLIIGLSHGYNFTTRKHEWFITVVRKWQRYV comes from the coding sequence ATGGGATCACCTTTGTATCTCTCCATTTCAATCAGCTTGCTTAATTTACTCTTACtgttttttcttgtttcttcgGTACGGCCACTGTGCCACCCTGATGAACGCTCAGCATTGTTGCAGTTCAAGGAAAGCTTTGTCATCAATAACTCTGCCTCAAGTAGTCCTGATGCCCATGCGAAAACTGAATCGTGGAAACTTGAGAGGGAAAGTGGTGACTGCTGCTCGTGGGATGGGGTGGAGTGCGACAACGGCACTGGTCATGTAACCGGCCTCAACCTTGGAAGTAGTTATCTTAATGGTTCAATCGATTCTAGCAGCAGCCTCTTCCACCTTGTTCACCTTCAAAGGCTTAATCTCGCAGACAATGTCTTCAAAAATTCTAAAGTTCCTTCTGAGGTTAGGAATCTCTCAAGACTGACATCTCTGAACCTCTCTTACTCCGAGTTCTCTGGTCAAATACCGTCAGAGATCTTAGAGCTGTCAGAGTTACAGCTCCTTGATCTGTCAGGGAACTCATTGAAGCTTCGGAATACAGGCTTGAGCTCTCTGCTTGATAAGTTAACTAAACTTCAAGGACTTTATCTTACTGATGTCAGAATTTCTTCTTCGGTACCTAATATCTTAgcaaaattttcttcattgaaagctttaattttatcaaattgtGACTTGCGTGGTGAGTTTCCCACAGGAATATTTGAGTTACCCGCTCTTCAGTTTCTCAGCCTGCAGTCCAATCCGAAGCTTACTGGATATTTACGTAATATTCAGAGCAATCACCCTCTTTTGGAATTAAGCCTTGCAAACACAAATTTCTTTGGACAGCTGCCAGAATCATCTGGAAACTTCAAGTCCTTGGAACTTTTGGACATTTACAACTGCCATTTTTCAGGGAAGTTACCGTGTTCACTGGGTAACCTTACTGAACTCAGTTATCTTGATCTGTCTCTTAACAACTTTTCGGGACCTATTCCTCCTTCACTTGGAAATCTGAAACAGCTCATGACTTTGGATTTCTCTGATAACAATTTTTCTGGGGAAATCCCTTCTTTCATAGCCAATCTTACCCAACTTGTTTATTTGTCTCTTGCCACCAACAATTTCGACCGTGGAACCTTGTCTTGGCTTGGTACGCAAATCAATCTAACTTGCTTGGACCTATCAAACACCGGTTTATCTGGTAAGATCCCATCTGCTCTCAAAAATTTGACCCAAATTACTACTTTATATCTCTGGTCCAATAGATTAGAGGGTCAGATTCCACCTTGGATAGGAAACCTAACCAAGCTCACTGAGATCAAATTCCAGAAAAATATTCTGAGTGGTCCGATTCCAGAATCAATCTTCAAGCTTGAGAATCTTGAACTTCTTCATCTACATGTTAATCAACTAAATGGAATTCTTAAGTTGGACTCATTTCTTGAGCTTAAAAATCTCACCAGACTCCGACTTTCAAGGAACAACTTGTCACTGCTCAACACTGTCGGTATCAATGCCACTGCTCCAAAGATCCAGGTTTTAGGATTAGCTTTTTGCAACTTATCTGAATTCCCAGATTTTCTGCGTAGTCAAGATGAATTGGAAGTCTTGCAACTTGCTGGCAACAACATTCATGGCCAAATACCAAAATGGTTTTTGCGCGTGGGAAAAGAAACTCTCTGGCACTTAAATTTGAGCTTTAATTTTCTGACACGATTTGAGGAGCTTCCTGTTCTTCTTCCATGGACTAGCTTAGAGCTTTTCGACCTTAAATCTAGCATGTTCCGAGGACCACTGCCTCACCCACCACCTTCCATCGTCTATTATGATTTCTCAAATAACTCACTGTCTGGAGAAATCCCACCGATTCTGTgcaatctttcttttcttgtggCCTTGGATTTGTCTGATAACAACTTGACTGGGATACTCCCGCGATGTTTAGTCAACCTAAGTGACTCTCTAGAAGTACTCAACCTTCGAAATAATCACTTTGCTGGTGCTATTCCTTCAACATATACGAAGAGCTGTGGGTTAAGGATGATGGACTTGAgccaaaatcaattaaaagggAGAATACCGAGGTCACTAGCCCATTGTACCAAGCTAGAATTTCTAAATCTCGGAAACAATCTGATAAATGATACCTTCCCTTCTTGGCTGGGTACTCTTCCAAAACTTAAGGTTCTCATCTTGAGAGCGAATGCATTGCATGGTGTGATAGTGAAACCTCAAGCCAAATCGGAATTCTCCAAGTTGCAAGTAATTGACCTTTCAGATAATAGTTTAAGGGGTAAGTTGCCATCTGAGTACTTAAACATTTGGGTTGCCATGGAACTTGCTAATACAAACAGCTTATCCCCATACATGAATGCAAATACAAGCTTCCAAACTAGAGGATATGAGTGGtctaattattataattatgtaGTTACATTGGCTAACAAAGACAGAGACTTAAGATATGAGAAAGTTCCAGATTCCATCTCAGCTACTGATTTGTCAAGCAACCAGTTCCAAGGTGAAATCCCTGAAGTCATTGGCAATCTGAAGCTAATTCGTATGCTTAACCTTTCAAATAACAATATCACTGGTCATATTCCATCATCATTGGGGGAAATTACGAATCTTGAATCTTTGGACCTCTCTCGAAATAAGCTATCGGGACAAATCCCTCAGCAACTAGCCAACATTAACTTCCTTGAAGTCTTCAAAGTCTCTTATAACAATCTTGAAGGGCCTATACCTAGAGGAGCACAGTTCGAAACCTTTAAAAATGATTCGTACGAGGGAAATTCAAGATTGTGTGGATACCCTTTGTCAAAAAATTGTGGAAATCCTGAAGTCTTGCAGCCACCACCTCCTTTGATCTccaaagaagatgaagaaattgAGAGTTCTTTCAAGTTTGGTTGGAAGATAGTTTTGACAGGATTTGGTGTTGGGCTAATAATTGGACTGTCTCATGGATACAACTTCACCACAAGGAAACATGAGTGGTTCATTACGGTCGTCAGAAAGTGGCAAAGGTATGTGTAA